One window of the Labilibaculum sp. genome contains the following:
- a CDS encoding IS1182 family transposase, producing the protein MKLVPQKSHFKAYHQNQMILFPPSLSDFISSEHPVRTISSIIDGVQIDRILEKYSYTGAKAYHPKMMLKLLVYSYLCNVYSSRKIEQAASENVHFMWLSGMQKPDHNTIARFRSSRLKGVLKEVFSQVVLLLVDSGHIDLQTIYVDGTKIEANANKFSFVWGKAIQKNIQRMKDRLGELWDYTEQVAKSDLANVSKPDLSDVDPEKIEQTIETINEALRDKKVDAKKRRQLNYAKKNYADNLRKNEQKLKILEERNSYSKTDPDATFMRMKDDYMQNGQLKPGYNLQFSTQNQFIVNYSNHNNPTDTKTFIPHMKEVQQLYPDKLNSVCADSGYGSEENYEFLEAEGLTSFVKYNYFHKEQKKGAKTYCEFHPNNLFYDSKQDIYYCPMGQVMNLKKIKKEKSQAGHFKTIHVYQAQNCNGCPLRGMCHKAKGNRTIQINHRLNELRSKAREHLTSEEGLKHRSQRPVDVEAAFGNLKHNKGFKRFLLRGKEKVEIEMGLLALAINLKKMNSRKVA; encoded by the coding sequence ATGAAATTAGTCCCTCAAAAATCTCATTTCAAAGCCTATCATCAAAACCAGATGATTCTTTTTCCGCCTTCTCTCTCGGATTTCATATCATCTGAACACCCTGTTCGTACCATCAGCAGTATTATTGATGGTGTCCAGATAGATCGTATCCTTGAAAAATACAGTTATACGGGAGCAAAGGCCTATCATCCCAAAATGATGCTTAAGTTATTAGTTTATTCCTATTTGTGTAATGTATATTCCTCTCGAAAAATAGAGCAGGCGGCATCAGAAAATGTACATTTCATGTGGTTGTCAGGGATGCAAAAGCCAGATCACAATACGATTGCCCGCTTTAGAAGCAGTCGATTAAAAGGTGTTTTAAAGGAAGTGTTCAGTCAAGTAGTCCTGTTACTGGTAGATTCCGGACATATTGATCTACAAACCATATATGTCGATGGCACCAAGATCGAGGCCAATGCAAATAAGTTTTCGTTTGTTTGGGGTAAAGCCATTCAAAAGAATATCCAACGCATGAAGGATCGGTTGGGGGAACTTTGGGATTATACAGAGCAGGTAGCCAAATCGGATTTAGCAAATGTAAGTAAGCCCGATTTAAGTGATGTTGATCCAGAAAAAATAGAGCAGACCATTGAGACAATTAATGAGGCCTTGAGGGATAAGAAAGTGGATGCTAAGAAACGCCGGCAACTCAACTATGCCAAGAAGAATTATGCTGATAATCTCCGAAAAAACGAGCAAAAGCTAAAGATATTGGAAGAGCGAAATAGTTATTCAAAAACGGATCCGGATGCAACCTTTATGCGAATGAAGGATGACTATATGCAAAATGGTCAGCTAAAACCAGGATATAACCTGCAGTTTAGCACACAAAATCAATTCATTGTAAATTATTCAAACCATAATAATCCAACCGATACAAAAACCTTTATACCTCATATGAAAGAGGTTCAACAGTTGTATCCAGACAAACTAAACAGCGTATGTGCAGATTCCGGTTATGGGTCTGAGGAGAATTATGAATTTCTTGAAGCGGAAGGATTAACCTCTTTTGTGAAATACAATTACTTTCATAAAGAACAAAAGAAGGGAGCCAAAACTTATTGCGAGTTTCACCCCAACAATTTATTCTACGACTCTAAACAGGATATTTACTACTGCCCAATGGGACAAGTAATGAATCTTAAGAAGATAAAAAAGGAAAAAAGCCAAGCCGGTCATTTTAAGACAATCCATGTTTATCAAGCTCAAAACTGTAACGGATGCCCACTTAGGGGGATGTGTCACAAAGCAAAAGGTAATCGAACGATTCAGATTAATCACCGACTTAACGAATTAAGAAGTAAAGCACGAGAACATTTAACCTCAGAAGAAGGATTGAAGCACAGGAGTCAAAGACCGGTTGATGTAGAGGCCGCTTTTGGTAACCTTAAACACAATAAAGGATTTAAACGATTTTTACTTCGTGGCAAAGAAAAAGTAGAAATCGAAATGGGATTATTGGCTCTAGCCATAAATCTTAAGAAAATGAATAGTAGAAAAGTGGCCTAA
- a CDS encoding response regulator, which translates to MNKVENKLILVVEDEEFNRIYFEELLNQMHCNVLVANNGLEAVDICKKNDKIDLVLMDIKMPLMDGYEATQKIKRIRPNLPVIAQTAFALLGDKNKSLENGCDDYIAKPVKKDVLIQLIRKHLT; encoded by the coding sequence ATGAATAAGGTAGAAAACAAACTTATCCTGGTTGTTGAAGATGAAGAATTCAATAGAATATATTTTGAAGAATTACTAAATCAGATGCACTGTAACGTATTGGTTGCTAATAATGGTCTTGAGGCTGTAGATATTTGCAAAAAAAACGATAAAATCGATTTAGTGCTTATGGATATTAAAATGCCATTAATGGATGGATATGAGGCTACTCAAAAAATTAAAAGGATCAGACCCAACCTTCCTGTTATTGCGCAAACGGCATTCGCTCTGCTTGGCGATAAAAATAAATCACTGGAAAATGGCTGCGATGATTACATTGCAAAACCTGTAAAGAAAGATGTACTCATTCAATTAATAAGAAAGCACTTAACCTAA
- a CDS encoding transporter codes for MMKKMSLLTLAVLLWGCLIAQEKEDIVTDRSNQTVSAAIVPLKKFQIESGFSFERYNSEIKNTTYNSTLVRYGLFEKMELRLGLAYLGTNVSFDGGNFDESGFAPIVVGAKFQLLEENEVLPKLAFMTTVTLPNTGASWYENKYLGVDFRVNGEYSLNEAMSLGGNFGLAWSGVENGNTAVGIYTAVIQMSLSEKLGAFAELYGFLPKEGRNDHRWDAGMTYLVNEDLLLDFSTGIGLNKVSPDFFISLGLSIRIP; via the coding sequence ATGATGAAAAAAATGTCCTTGTTGACTCTTGCTGTGTTGCTCTGGGGGTGCTTGATTGCTCAGGAGAAGGAAGATATAGTGACAGATCGTTCCAATCAGACTGTATCTGCTGCCATTGTTCCATTGAAAAAATTCCAAATAGAATCGGGGTTTTCGTTTGAAAGATATAATTCAGAAATCAAGAACACAACGTATAATTCAACATTGGTTCGTTATGGTCTTTTTGAGAAAATGGAACTTCGATTAGGACTCGCTTATTTGGGAACGAATGTTTCATTTGATGGGGGCAATTTTGATGAAAGTGGTTTTGCCCCAATTGTTGTCGGTGCAAAATTTCAATTGCTGGAGGAAAATGAAGTTCTTCCAAAATTAGCTTTTATGACCACTGTTACGCTTCCAAATACCGGAGCAAGCTGGTACGAAAATAAATACTTGGGTGTTGATTTTCGTGTTAATGGAGAATATTCACTAAATGAAGCAATGTCTTTGGGTGGTAACTTCGGGCTGGCTTGGAGTGGTGTTGAGAATGGCAATACAGCAGTAGGAATATACACTGCTGTGATACAGATGAGTTTATCGGAAAAGTTAGGAGCTTTCGCAGAATTATATGGTTTTCTTCCTAAAGAAGGAAGAAATGACCATCGTTGGGATGCAGGAATGACTTACCTTGTAAATGAGGATTTACTGCTTGATTTTTCCACTGGAATTGGATTAAATAAGGTTTCTCCGGATTTTTTTATTAGCTTAGGATTATCAATTAGAATA
- a CDS encoding MarC family protein: MNFNFLQIITSSMVLFAVIDIIGSIPIILDLQKKGGKIEALKATVVALIVLIAFTFLGQKLLGLFGVDISSFAIAGSFILFIMGVEMALGIEIIKYDGPSGVSIVPIAFPLVAGAGSFTTVLALRAEYAMENLIAAIVLNMIFVYIVLRSTNLVERILGEGGIHVLRKVFGIILLAISVKLFMTNVAIQIYSLFPFLREVL, from the coding sequence ATGAATTTCAATTTTCTTCAAATCATCACCTCTTCAATGGTTCTTTTCGCGGTAATAGATATTATTGGATCTATTCCAATCATATTAGATTTGCAGAAAAAAGGAGGTAAAATTGAAGCCCTAAAAGCAACTGTTGTTGCCCTTATTGTGCTGATAGCCTTTACTTTTTTAGGTCAAAAACTTCTTGGACTATTTGGAGTTGATATTTCTAGTTTTGCAATTGCCGGATCATTCATACTGTTTATAATGGGTGTAGAAATGGCTCTCGGCATCGAAATTATTAAATATGACGGGCCGAGTGGAGTTTCTATAGTTCCTATCGCCTTTCCGTTAGTGGCAGGAGCAGGTTCATTTACAACGGTTCTTGCATTGCGTGCCGAATATGCTATGGAAAATCTAATTGCTGCCATTGTATTGAATATGATATTTGTATACATCGTACTTCGCTCAACTAATCTTGTTGAGCGTATTCTTGGTGAAGGTGGAATTCACGTTTTACGTAAAGTTTTTGGAATTATCTTACTTGCCATTTCAGTAAAGTTGTTTATGACTAACGTAGCGATTCAAATTTATTCCTTATTCCCTTTCTTAAGGGAAGTTTTATAA
- a CDS encoding DUF2007 domain-containing protein: MTDGTELTCVFIGSIIDVQYYKERLEEAGVASLWKDEFSSGTIVGLGGVPDSVELLVADEDAEKARRCIEELQKE, from the coding sequence ATGACAGACGGAACCGAATTAACCTGCGTATTTATAGGATCAATTATTGACGTGCAATATTATAAGGAAAGATTGGAAGAGGCTGGAGTTGCTTCTTTATGGAAAGATGAATTTAGTTCAGGCACCATTGTTGGATTAGGTGGCGTGCCAGATTCTGTTGAATTATTGGTTGCAGATGAGGACGCTGAAAAGGCAAGGAGATGTATTGAAGAATTGCAAAAAGAATAA
- a CDS encoding TonB-dependent receptor domain-containing protein, producing the protein MNRIIFLICLSVIAISAKAVEPVLKPEMKGGVVKGIVMDNAMDIPVEYATVSVYSMADSSLIDGTITDEKGAFELTKLKPGKYFVEITFIGYNKAVVRNIPIDGNRKLADLKIVNLRQSSETLGEVMVTSERSPVQYQIDKKVIPVSRQITAASGTAVDILENVPSVSVDIEGNVSLRGNSNFTVLVDGKPSILDASDILQQMPASVIENIEIITNPSAKYDPEGTAGIINIITKKNVEKGLNGVANLSVGSQENRSGDILINYRKKKWNWNFGFDYSNRQFEGTSETENRTIFENVTSSVISDGESLMKRLGYGIRTGFDVEIDDKNSISFGFRYGNRDMERGSVLDYQEFDSENPERILYDSEDLWKKEMTFVNSNFSYTRKFSGKGHQLASQVTYSHRGSGDEQSTNELFDVDGKQISGKIATEDGPGTRWEIRSDYTLPLGADTKFEFGYQGQIRSNEADTKQEDFVVGTGYVPQPLYSHDVTYDQQVHGLYTTYASKIGKFGYQLGFRSEYTNREIDFKDESELFTIKRWDFFPTIHTQMDLGSDNQVMASYTRRIQRPRGYWLEPFVTWTDAYNVRQGNPDLNPEYIDSYELAYSKRFGDQSVTFETYYKVTHNKIESVRYPWEDQGNVMKSTSVNVGNDYSLGMEATINLSFGKWLKNDLIGNFYHYKEEGDFTITNSSNEDIYKDFSTKSYNWSLRNNSTIIFDPETRVQFTANYQSETNWAQGKRKGFFTTSAALKRDFMKRKLSATFQIRDIFATAKHETLYEGDNFYNFSQFNHKSPTFNLKLSFKINNYKMKRERGSEGGVDVEEFEM; encoded by the coding sequence ATGAATCGAATAATTTTTCTGATCTGCTTAAGCGTTATTGCAATATCGGCTAAGGCAGTAGAACCGGTTTTAAAACCGGAAATGAAAGGTGGAGTAGTAAAAGGTATTGTGATGGACAATGCGATGGATATTCCTGTTGAATACGCAACAGTTTCTGTTTACAGTATGGCCGACTCAAGCCTTATTGACGGAACCATCACCGACGAAAAAGGGGCTTTCGAACTTACAAAGTTGAAGCCTGGAAAATACTTTGTTGAAATTACTTTTATTGGTTATAATAAAGCTGTAGTTCGAAATATTCCTATTGATGGAAACAGAAAACTGGCTGATTTAAAGATTGTGAATTTAAGGCAATCGTCAGAAACATTAGGCGAGGTTATGGTAACTTCAGAACGTTCGCCCGTTCAGTATCAAATTGATAAAAAGGTAATTCCGGTTAGCCGGCAAATTACTGCTGCCAGCGGAACCGCTGTTGATATTTTGGAGAATGTTCCATCTGTTAGTGTTGATATAGAGGGGAATGTAAGTCTTCGGGGCAATTCAAATTTCACTGTTTTGGTAGATGGAAAACCTTCTATTTTGGATGCATCGGATATTTTGCAGCAAATGCCTGCAAGTGTGATTGAGAACATCGAAATTATTACCAATCCTTCAGCGAAATACGATCCGGAAGGAACGGCTGGAATTATTAATATCATCACAAAAAAGAATGTTGAAAAGGGATTGAACGGAGTGGCTAATTTATCGGTTGGCAGCCAGGAAAATCGAAGTGGTGATATTTTAATCAATTATCGTAAGAAAAAGTGGAACTGGAATTTTGGATTTGATTACAGCAATCGTCAGTTCGAAGGCACAAGTGAAACCGAAAACAGAACCATTTTTGAGAATGTTACAAGTTCTGTTATATCTGATGGAGAATCATTGATGAAGCGTTTGGGCTATGGTATTCGCACCGGTTTTGATGTTGAAATAGATGATAAAAACAGCATTTCGTTTGGCTTCCGATACGGAAACAGAGACATGGAACGGGGTTCCGTTTTGGATTATCAAGAGTTTGACAGTGAAAATCCGGAAAGAATTTTATACGATAGTGAAGATCTTTGGAAGAAAGAAATGACTTTCGTTAATTCAAACTTTTCGTATACCAGAAAATTTAGTGGGAAAGGTCATCAGTTGGCTTCTCAGGTGACTTATTCGCATCGTGGAAGTGGTGATGAGCAGTCAACCAACGAATTGTTTGATGTTGATGGCAAGCAAATATCCGGGAAAATTGCAACTGAGGATGGACCGGGAACCAGATGGGAGATCCGCTCCGATTACACATTGCCATTGGGAGCAGATACAAAATTTGAATTTGGTTATCAGGGGCAGATTCGTTCAAACGAGGCGGATACAAAACAGGAGGATTTTGTTGTGGGAACCGGATATGTGCCTCAGCCATTATATAGTCATGATGTAACTTACGATCAGCAGGTGCATGGTTTGTATACAACTTATGCTTCAAAAATTGGAAAGTTTGGCTATCAACTGGGCTTCAGATCTGAATATACAAATCGGGAAATCGATTTTAAAGATGAATCAGAGCTTTTCACCATTAAACGGTGGGATTTCTTTCCAACCATACACACTCAAATGGATTTGGGATCAGACAATCAGGTGATGGCGAGTTATACCAGACGGATTCAGCGTCCGAGAGGTTATTGGTTGGAGCCTTTTGTTACCTGGACAGATGCTTACAATGTGCGACAAGGAAATCCTGATTTGAATCCTGAATATATTGACTCTTACGAGTTGGCTTATTCGAAGCGGTTCGGAGATCAGTCGGTGACTTTTGAAACTTATTACAAAGTCACTCACAATAAAATTGAAAGTGTTAGATATCCTTGGGAAGATCAGGGCAACGTAATGAAGAGTACTTCGGTTAATGTAGGAAATGATTATTCTTTAGGTATGGAAGCAACCATAAATTTGTCTTTTGGCAAATGGCTTAAGAACGATTTAATAGGTAATTTTTATCACTACAAAGAAGAAGGAGATTTCACAATAACCAATTCATCCAATGAGGATATTTATAAAGATTTTTCAACGAAAAGTTACAATTGGAGTTTAAGGAATAATTCAACCATTATATTTGATCCGGAAACACGGGTTCAGTTTACAGCGAATTATCAATCCGAGACGAATTGGGCCCAAGGGAAACGTAAGGGGTTCTTTACAACATCAGCAGCTTTAAAGCGAGATTTCATGAAACGTAAGTTATCTGCTACTTTCCAGATTCGCGATATTTTTGCAACGGCAAAACATGAAACCTTATACGAAGGGGATAATTTTTACAATTTTAGTCAGTTTAATCATAAATCACCAACATTTAATTTGAAATTAAGTTTTAAAATTAACAATTATAAAATGAAGCGTGAACGGGGATCAGAAGGCGGGGTTGATGTGGAAGAATTTGAAATGTAA
- a CDS encoding methionine-R-sulfoxide reductase gives MKRYIILLGLILFVSNNLLAQKAMTKDKYNALSADEKRVIIDKGTEYPGTGKYLHNKAKGIYTCRQCNAGLYRSDSKFESNCGWPSFDDEIDGAVKHIPDADGRRTEIVCANCNGHLGHVFTGEGFTKKNTRHCVNSISLNFTPLQETEKK, from the coding sequence ATGAAGAGATATATCATTTTACTTGGACTTATCCTTTTTGTAAGTAACAATTTATTAGCACAAAAAGCAATGACAAAAGATAAATACAATGCGCTTAGCGCAGATGAAAAAAGAGTAATTATTGACAAAGGAACCGAATACCCGGGAACCGGAAAATACTTGCACAATAAAGCAAAAGGAATTTACACCTGCAGGCAATGCAATGCCGGACTTTATCGATCGGACAGTAAGTTTGAATCAAATTGTGGCTGGCCCAGCTTTGATGATGAGATTGATGGTGCAGTGAAACACATTCCTGATGCAGATGGCAGACGTACAGAAATTGTTTGCGCTAATTGCAATGGACACCTTGGGCATGTATTTACAGGAGAGGGATTCACAAAAAAAAACACCCGGCATTGTGTCAATAGTATCTCCCTAAATTTTACGCCATTGCAGGAAACTGAAAAGAAATGA
- a CDS encoding CatA-like O-acetyltransferase: MIEIDIDNWERKAQYYFFKDFDDPFMGATSNIECTQMFLKTKVINESFFIHYMHKALQVINEIPEFKLRILNGKIVQYPVINGTTTVFKINKTFNFCYFNYLENFDNFYIQTKNSIESAKKKDILVSEPMLDLIYVSVIPWRSFTCIKHPRIFNGSDSIPKIVFGKVFKTGDKYFMPVSVDTHHALMDGYHVSTFFNKFEELLTMK; the protein is encoded by the coding sequence ATGATAGAAATTGATATTGACAATTGGGAACGTAAAGCTCAGTACTATTTTTTCAAAGATTTTGACGATCCATTTATGGGTGCAACTTCCAATATCGAATGCACCCAAATGTTCCTAAAGACAAAAGTAATCAATGAATCTTTTTTCATTCATTATATGCATAAAGCACTGCAGGTTATTAACGAAATTCCTGAATTCAAACTACGAATTTTAAACGGAAAAATAGTTCAATATCCCGTTATAAACGGAACAACTACTGTCTTTAAAATCAATAAAACATTTAATTTTTGCTATTTCAATTATCTTGAAAATTTTGACAATTTCTACATTCAGACAAAAAATTCAATTGAATCAGCAAAAAAGAAGGACATATTAGTTTCTGAACCTATGTTGGATTTAATATATGTTTCAGTAATTCCCTGGCGTAGTTTTACATGTATTAAGCATCCGCGGATATTTAATGGTTCAGATTCTATCCCTAAAATAGTATTTGGAAAAGTTTTTAAAACTGGAGATAAGTACTTTATGCCGGTTAGTGTTGATACTCATCATGCATTAATGGATGGATATCATGTTAGTACATTCTTTAATAAATTTGAAGAATTATTAACGATGAAATAA
- a CDS encoding sulfite exporter TauE/SafE family protein, which yields MHDITIIQIVLCAIVILSAAFIKGMTGFGFALLAIPFLSFIFPMQVLVPAMSLFNLITSLVILFKLQEKIRAYYFIPMFIASLGGIPLGVYALEYVSSDNLRLITGVLIILFSIQMIGKVKLAKRFLNFPIVFAGFISGILGSAISVGGPPLVIAMNRKGYPKERFRGVFAWFSTFSAFFTTAAFLMKGMIEMESVNLALFCLPILFFGSHFGAKFSGKIEPEKFRKIVIGINIITGSFIVISALIK from the coding sequence ATGCATGATATCACCATAATTCAAATCGTTCTTTGCGCTATCGTTATCCTTTCGGCAGCATTTATAAAAGGGATGACAGGTTTTGGATTTGCATTACTTGCAATCCCATTTCTTTCTTTTATTTTCCCCATGCAGGTTTTAGTTCCTGCCATGAGTTTATTCAATTTGATAACCAGTTTGGTAATCCTGTTTAAACTTCAAGAAAAAATTAGGGCATACTATTTTATTCCCATGTTTATTGCCAGTTTAGGTGGAATTCCTTTGGGTGTTTATGCTTTGGAATATGTGAGTAGTGATAATTTACGACTCATAACAGGTGTTCTGATTATCCTTTTCTCCATACAGATGATAGGCAAAGTGAAATTGGCCAAACGCTTTTTAAATTTTCCAATTGTTTTTGCCGGATTTATCAGCGGTATTCTTGGCAGTGCAATATCAGTTGGTGGTCCGCCATTGGTTATTGCTATGAATCGCAAAGGGTATCCAAAAGAAAGATTCCGTGGCGTATTTGCCTGGTTTAGTACTTTTTCCGCCTTTTTCACTACCGCAGCCTTTTTAATGAAGGGAATGATAGAAATGGAATCCGTAAACCTTGCTCTTTTCTGTCTTCCCATTTTATTTTTCGGATCGCATTTTGGAGCTAAATTTTCCGGGAAAATTGAACCTGAAAAATTCAGAAAAATAGTGATTGGGATCAACATCATCACTGGATCCTTCATCGTAATCTCAGCTCTTATCAAGTAA
- a CDS encoding alpha/beta hydrolase — protein sequence MRRRIIKLLCISGFAILLLFTIGFIIFQKFRHEFDNQNVMLKLHAQNIFPQSEMIPYGNYQIHSNYIGDLSKPKVLLIHGSPGYWFDFKYIFADKTLQKEYCIISYDRPGYGKTTVPAKARLRDQAKVAATVLNHYGELNEKFTIVGHSYGGAVLEQTILDFQTKISHAIYLAPCLSPKFQKAKWYNLMISGGITNKIVPFELQNSNIEMMALEEDLGTNEERLHEITIPTSYIQGKKDVLVPYQTQAYYLKFHKNVDHILLEDLNHFIPWSNPELIVQAIKNANSINGYSKF from the coding sequence ATGAGGAGAAGGATTATAAAGCTGTTGTGTATTTCCGGATTTGCAATTTTATTACTATTTACTATCGGATTTATAATCTTTCAGAAATTCAGACACGAATTTGATAATCAGAATGTGATGCTTAAATTACATGCTCAAAATATTTTCCCTCAAAGTGAGATGATTCCTTATGGAAATTATCAAATCCACAGCAATTACATTGGTGATTTATCAAAACCTAAAGTTTTATTAATTCACGGTTCTCCTGGATATTGGTTCGATTTCAAGTACATTTTTGCAGATAAAACACTTCAAAAAGAATATTGTATAATTTCCTATGATCGACCTGGTTATGGGAAAACTACCGTTCCAGCCAAAGCAAGACTTCGCGATCAGGCAAAAGTAGCAGCTACTGTTTTAAACCATTATGGAGAATTAAACGAAAAATTTACAATAGTTGGACATTCGTATGGTGGAGCTGTGTTGGAACAAACCATTCTTGATTTTCAAACTAAAATAAGTCACGCCATATACCTTGCTCCTTGTTTATCTCCAAAATTCCAAAAAGCGAAATGGTATAATCTCATGATATCAGGTGGAATAACGAATAAAATAGTTCCTTTCGAATTGCAAAACAGCAATATAGAAATGATGGCTTTGGAAGAAGATTTAGGAACTAATGAAGAAAGACTACACGAAATTACTATCCCAACGAGCTATATACAAGGCAAAAAAGATGTATTGGTACCCTACCAAACACAAGCCTACTATCTTAAATTTCATAAAAATGTAGATCATATATTGCTTGAAGATTTAAATCATTTTATTCCTTGGTCAAATCCAGAACTTATTGTTCAAGCAATTAAAAATGCAAATTCAATAAATGGGTACAGTAAATTTTGA